The following are encoded together in the Cetobacterium ceti genome:
- a CDS encoding helix-turn-helix domain-containing protein — MKIYNLAFKYRIYPNETQANIINQTFGCTRLVYN, encoded by the coding sequence ATGAAGATATATAACTTAGCTTTTAAATATAGAATCTACCCTAATGAAACTCAAGCTAATATAATTAATCAAACTTTTGGTTGTACTAGACTTGTGTATAACAG